A region of Veillonellaceae bacterium DNA encodes the following proteins:
- a CDS encoding YihY/virulence factor BrkB family protein, whose protein sequence is MEEKITDSTAVYFLKRMINRFNDDNVTALAAESTYYFILGLIPFMIFFVNAMLFFAAPQVDLITKAVHYFPQQVAVTLQANINRILQARSSIWLVVGLATALWTASQGVTTLIRSMDCAFYGDRDKQSYIKVKIKSLIFTMFISFAMILSLGLIVFGNAVVYAIAYYFNVADVFLEMWTMAKFGIPFVIFTFSLAGFYQFAPAGRRSEWKRIIAASFIVTIVLLGLTAAYGYYILHVSSMGITYGSLIGLIVLFIWFHLTAMTIITGGEFIMAWDETARRHDLDEIIKSE, encoded by the coding sequence ATGGAAGAGAAAATCACTGACTCTACAGCGGTGTATTTTCTGAAGCGCATGATCAATCGTTTCAATGACGATAATGTCACAGCGCTGGCGGCAGAAAGTACATACTACTTCATACTGGGACTGATTCCTTTCATGATCTTCTTCGTGAACGCCATGCTTTTCTTCGCGGCACCGCAGGTCGACCTTATTACAAAGGCAGTCCATTACTTCCCTCAGCAGGTCGCTGTCACGCTGCAGGCTAATATCAACCGTATCCTGCAGGCAAGAAGCTCCATCTGGCTGGTTGTCGGTCTTGCTACCGCCTTGTGGACAGCCTCCCAGGGGGTCACGACGCTGATCCGGTCCATGGACTGCGCCTTCTACGGAGACAGGGACAAGCAGTCTTATATCAAAGTCAAAATCAAGTCGCTCATCTTCACGATGTTCATCTCATTTGCAATGATCCTGTCTCTTGGTCTTATCGTTTTCGGAAACGCAGTCGTCTATGCGATTGCCTACTACTTCAATGTGGCGGATGTGTTCCTTGAAATGTGGACGATGGCCAAGTTCGGTATCCCGTTCGTGATCTTCACTTTCTCGCTGGCCGGTTTCTACCAGTTCGCGCCGGCAGGAAGGAGAAGCGAATGGAAACGCATCATTGCGGCATCCTTCATCGTGACAATCGTGCTCTTGGGACTGACAGCCGCTTACGGGTACTATATCCTTCATGTATCATCGATGGGCATCACGTACGGCTCCCTGATCGGCTTGATCGTTCTCTTCATCTGGTTCCACCTGACAGCCATGACAATCATCACAGGCGGTGAATTCATCATGGCATGGGATGAAACGGCAAGACGGCATGATCTGGACGAAATCATAAAAAGTGAATGA
- a CDS encoding alpha/beta hydrolase, with protein MNQKILRLAAAGLLGMTLWGSSLPAYAAPAWTLPSEGVQMDNTAKQAYIYKEMYGRFHPAASSAKPALFEAPDGWTYTRYSQDGLVLEELTNPEGSENRTVLQLHGGGYIGPLHNGYRNQGVRQAVLSNARDTYMVNYRLAPRHTYPAALDDAMTAYKFMLKKGYKPENIIVFGDSAGGNLALALSAKLKEEKLPQPALLILDSPWTTLETESPSRQESVKRDLVLGEINPGMFHEINHPTYAKGMNLSDPRLSPVYGDLTGFPPMLIQAGGYELFLDDGMKLAKKAAADNVKVTLTVYPGMSHDFALCLPELQDSIDSFAEIRDFINLNMKP; from the coding sequence ATGAATCAGAAAATTCTCCGCCTGGCTGCTGCAGGTCTTCTCGGAATGACCCTTTGGGGCAGCAGTCTTCCCGCTTATGCTGCGCCGGCATGGACGCTCCCCTCTGAGGGCGTCCAGATGGACAATACTGCCAAGCAGGCCTACATTTACAAGGAAATGTACGGACGCTTCCACCCTGCAGCATCTTCTGCCAAACCCGCTCTCTTCGAAGCCCCGGACGGATGGACTTACACAAGATATTCCCAGGACGGACTTGTCCTTGAAGAACTGACAAACCCGGAAGGCTCAGAAAACCGCACCGTCCTTCAGCTTCATGGAGGCGGCTATATAGGCCCTCTTCACAACGGGTACCGGAATCAGGGCGTCCGTCAGGCTGTCCTTTCGAACGCGCGCGATACGTACATGGTGAACTACCGGCTCGCGCCAAGACATACATATCCGGCCGCTCTCGATGATGCCATGACCGCCTATAAGTTCATGCTGAAGAAGGGATACAAGCCTGAAAACATTATTGTTTTCGGAGACTCTGCCGGAGGCAATCTGGCGCTCGCCCTTTCCGCGAAACTGAAGGAAGAAAAGCTTCCTCAGCCGGCGCTCCTCATCCTCGATTCGCCATGGACGACGCTGGAGACAGAATCCCCCTCACGTCAGGAAAGCGTGAAGAGAGATCTAGTCCTTGGTGAAATCAATCCGGGCATGTTCCACGAAATCAATCACCCCACCTATGCCAAAGGCATGAATCTCTCCGACCCGCGCCTCTCGCCTGTTTACGGCGACCTCACGGGATTCCCGCCTATGCTGATCCAGGCAGGTGGCTATGAGCTTTTCCTTGATGACGGCATGAAGCTGGCGAAGAAAGCCGCCGCTGACAATGTCAAAGTGACGCTCACTGTCTATCCCGGCATGTCGCATGACTTTGCGCTCTGCCTGCCGGAACTTCAGGACAGCATCGATTCCTTTGCAGAAATTCGTGACTTCATCAACCTGAACATGAAACCGTGA
- a CDS encoding bile acid:sodium symporter family protein — translation MLEKLVHFCTRYMAAGVILAGVCGIIWPSLMKPFARYIPIFLGVIMFGMGMSLTPRDFKNVFDHPKNIALGTLFQFIFMPALAFALVKLFALPPAIAIGVILVGCCPGGTASNVISYLARADVALSVSMTMVNTILAPFVTPFLIWITAGAWVDISFTSMMISIIEMVLLPLLSGVLLNIFFPKAVSKVTKITPMLSSLVIIFTVGCVVSLSGRTILDSGLIILCVVILHNLGGMTLGYLAARKAGMTKAQVRAMSIEVGMQNSGLASTLALMYFTAAGGIAGAIFSVWHNISGSLFASWCAGKDEEKEMAPAAETRSI, via the coding sequence ATGCTTGAAAAACTCGTTCATTTCTGTACCAGGTACATGGCTGCCGGCGTCATCCTTGCCGGTGTATGCGGCATTATCTGGCCTTCCCTCATGAAGCCTTTTGCCCGCTATATCCCGATTTTCCTTGGCGTCATCATGTTCGGCATGGGCATGAGCCTTACGCCCCGCGACTTCAAGAACGTCTTCGATCATCCGAAGAATATTGCGCTCGGCACGCTCTTCCAGTTCATCTTCATGCCGGCGCTTGCCTTCGCGCTCGTCAAGCTCTTCGCTCTCCCGCCGGCCATTGCCATCGGTGTCATCCTGGTCGGATGCTGCCCGGGCGGCACGGCTTCCAATGTCATTTCCTACCTTGCACGCGCCGATGTAGCGCTCTCTGTTTCCATGACAATGGTCAATACGATTCTCGCCCCCTTCGTGACACCCTTCCTGATCTGGATCACCGCCGGCGCATGGGTCGATATCAGCTTCACATCCATGATGATCTCCATCATAGAAATGGTGCTTCTGCCCCTTCTTTCAGGCGTCCTTCTCAATATTTTCTTCCCAAAGGCCGTCTCGAAAGTCACGAAGATTACGCCGATGCTTTCTTCCCTCGTCATTATCTTCACCGTCGGATGCGTCGTATCCCTTTCCGGCCGTACGATTCTTGACAGTGGCCTCATCATTCTCTGCGTCGTCATCCTCCACAACCTTGGCGGCATGACGCTCGGTTACCTTGCGGCCAGGAAAGCAGGCATGACAAAAGCACAGGTACGCGCGATGTCGATCGAGGTCGGCATGCAGAATTCCGGCCTTGCCTCCACGCTTGCCCTCATGTACTTCACGGCGGCCGGCGGCATCGCAGGTGCTATCTTCTCCGTATGGCACAACATTTCCGGATCCCTCTTCGCTTCCTGGTGTGCAGGAAAGGATGAAGAGAAGGAAATGGCTCCCGCCGCTGAGACAAGATCCATTTAA
- a CDS encoding alpha/beta hydrolase, producing MNRKLSRLAAAGIMGFALFTGSFSASAAPAWSLPESGLQMDNASKQAYIYKEMYASFHPAKDAKPVSHPFEVPDDWTYTRFDMGSFYMEKLVNPKGSPNRTVLQLHGGGYTTPLHSEYRRIGMRQSVLSNARDTYMVDYRTAPKYPYPAALDDAFTAYQSLLKGGCDPKSIIVFGDSAGGNLALALSLKLKDENLPQPGLLILDSPWTAMETISPSRQGSVKKDLILGEINPNMFYEINHPSYAKGAKLDDPYLSPLYGDLTGLPPMLIQTGGYEVFLDDGMKLAEKAASDDVKVTLTVYPYMSHDFPFCVPEIQDSVDAFEEMQSFINLNMKP from the coding sequence ATGAACAGGAAACTTTCACGTCTTGCCGCTGCCGGTATTATGGGCTTTGCCCTTTTCACAGGAAGCTTTTCCGCTTCTGCCGCACCTGCCTGGTCGCTGCCTGAATCCGGCCTTCAGATGGACAATGCTTCCAAGCAGGCCTATATTTACAAGGAAATGTATGCAAGCTTCCATCCTGCCAAGGATGCAAAGCCTGTCAGCCATCCCTTTGAAGTACCGGATGACTGGACATACACAAGGTTTGATATGGGCAGTTTCTACATGGAAAAACTGGTAAATCCCAAGGGATCACCGAACAGGACCGTTCTCCAGCTTCATGGCGGCGGATACACCACGCCCCTCCATTCCGAATACAGGAGGATCGGCATGCGCCAGTCTGTCCTTTCCAATGCGAGGGACACCTACATGGTAGATTACCGGACTGCGCCGAAGTATCCATATCCGGCCGCGCTGGATGATGCCTTCACGGCGTACCAGTCACTCCTCAAAGGCGGCTGCGATCCCAAGAGCATCATCGTCTTTGGTGATTCTGCCGGAGGAAATCTTGCCCTGGCTCTTTCGCTCAAATTGAAAGACGAAAACCTTCCCCAGCCCGGGCTCCTTATCCTTGACTCACCGTGGACGGCGATGGAAACGATTTCTCCATCAAGGCAGGGCAGCGTGAAAAAGGACCTGATCCTTGGAGAGATCAATCCAAACATGTTCTATGAAATCAATCATCCGTCCTACGCCAAAGGCGCCAAGCTGGATGACCCTTACCTCTCCCCTCTTTACGGCGACCTCACGGGACTTCCGCCCATGCTGATCCAGACTGGCGGATATGAAGTATTCCTGGATGACGGCATGAAGCTTGCCGAGAAAGCCGCTTCTGACGATGTCAAAGTGACGCTCACCGTCTATCCCTATATGTCCCACGACTTTCCCTTCTGTGTTCCTGAGATACAGGACAGCGTTGATGCTTTTGAAGAAATGCAGAGCTTCATCAACCTGAACATGAAACCCTGA
- the typA gene encoding translational GTPase TypA: protein MKREDIRNIAIIAHVDHGKTTLVDAMLKQSHIFRDNQKVAERVMDSNPLERERGITILAKNTSVMHDGVKINIVDTPGHADFGGEVERILNMVDGVLLLVDAHEGPMPQTKYVLRKALEHKLKPIVVINKIDRPDQRISDVEGEILELFMELDATDEQLDFPLVYASARSGIAKLHMNDEGKDLTPLFDTILKYCPCPEGDADGGLQVMVTTLEADDYLGKVAIGRITRGTAKQGMTVAITDGEKIRTDHIGALFNWQGMKRTPVTEAKMGDIIAMAGFKDINIGETVADAANPEALPAIHIDEPTLSMVFHVNKSPFAGREGDFVTSRHIRARLYKEIETNVALRVEDTDTSDAFKVSGRGELHLSVLIETMRREGFELEVSKPQVIYKEINGKKCEPLERLTIEVPQEFMGAVMEGLGPRRAEMISMEEIAGYMRMEFSIPARGLIGFRNELLTTTRGTGIMYHVFQGYAPYKGDIPERTKGSLVAFESGTTTAYGLNSVLDRGELFLEPGVEVYEGMIVGENARDQDMDVNPCKKKHLTNTRASGSDDAIKLPPCRKFTLEGALEWINDDELVEVTPKSIRMRKMVLSRQARYKNANVKKSQQ from the coding sequence ATGAAAAGAGAAGATATTCGTAACATTGCCATTATCGCGCATGTCGACCATGGTAAAACGACTCTCGTAGATGCCATGCTGAAGCAGAGCCATATTTTCAGAGACAACCAGAAAGTGGCTGAACGTGTCATGGACTCAAATCCTCTGGAAAGAGAAAGAGGAATCACCATCCTCGCCAAGAACACATCTGTGATGCATGACGGTGTAAAAATCAATATCGTCGACACCCCAGGGCATGCCGATTTCGGCGGCGAAGTAGAACGTATCCTCAACATGGTTGACGGCGTTCTTCTTCTGGTAGACGCACACGAAGGCCCGATGCCGCAGACGAAGTACGTACTGCGCAAGGCCCTTGAACATAAACTGAAACCGATCGTTGTCATCAATAAGATTGACCGTCCGGATCAGCGTATCAGCGATGTAGAAGGCGAAATCCTTGAACTGTTCATGGAACTCGACGCTACTGACGAACAGCTTGATTTCCCGCTCGTTTATGCATCCGCAAGAAGCGGCATCGCAAAACTCCATATGAATGATGAAGGAAAGGATCTCACTCCTCTCTTCGATACCATCCTGAAGTACTGCCCGTGCCCGGAAGGCGATGCTGACGGCGGACTGCAGGTCATGGTCACCACCCTTGAAGCTGATGACTACCTCGGCAAAGTCGCTATCGGCCGTATTACCCGCGGTACAGCCAAGCAGGGAATGACCGTTGCCATCACTGACGGTGAAAAGATCCGCACCGACCACATCGGCGCTCTCTTCAACTGGCAGGGAATGAAACGTACACCGGTCACCGAAGCTAAGATGGGCGACATCATTGCTATGGCCGGCTTCAAAGACATCAACATCGGCGAAACCGTTGCTGACGCAGCTAATCCGGAAGCTCTTCCGGCTATCCATATCGACGAACCGACCCTGTCCATGGTATTCCATGTCAACAAGAGCCCATTCGCAGGCAGAGAAGGCGATTTCGTCACCTCCCGCCACATCCGTGCAAGACTCTACAAGGAAATCGAGACCAACGTGGCTCTCCGCGTAGAAGACACTGATACATCCGACGCATTCAAGGTATCCGGCCGCGGCGAACTCCACCTGTCCGTCCTGATCGAAACCATGCGCCGTGAAGGCTTTGAACTCGAAGTTTCCAAGCCGCAGGTTATTTACAAGGAAATCAACGGCAAGAAGTGCGAACCACTCGAACGTCTGACCATTGAAGTTCCGCAGGAATTCATGGGTGCCGTTATGGAAGGTCTTGGACCGAGAAGAGCTGAAATGATTTCCATGGAAGAAATCGCCGGCTACATGAGAATGGAATTCTCCATTCCGGCCCGCGGCCTCATCGGCTTCAGAAATGAACTGTTGACCACCACCAGAGGCACAGGCATCATGTACCACGTATTCCAGGGCTATGCTCCATACAAGGGCGATATTCCGGAAAGAACAAAGGGCTCCCTCGTCGCATTCGAATCCGGCACAACGACCGCTTACGGCCTGAACTCCGTTCTCGACAGAGGCGAACTCTTCCTTGAACCGGGCGTAGAAGTCTATGAAGGCATGATCGTCGGCGAAAATGCCCGCGACCAGGACATGGACGTCAACCCGTGCAAGAAGAAACATCTGACCAACACCCGTGCATCCGGCTCCGATGATGCCATCAAGCTGCCGCCATGCCGCAAGTTCACTCTGGAAGGCGCTCTCGAATGGATCAACGACGACGAACTCGTCGAAGTCACACCAAAGAGCATCCGTATGAGAAAGATGGTTCTTTCCCGCCAGGCTCGTTATAAGAACGCAAACGTTAAAAAAAGCCAGCAGTAA
- a CDS encoding response regulator transcription factor: MRLLLAEDERDMSNVLTTILKHSGYEVDLAENGQEALDLSMKNNYDCMVMDIMMPVMDGLTALKTLRSKGDVTPVILLTAKSEIDDRISGLDSGADDYLTKPFSVGELLARIRSLTRRGQDMSPSKLSVGSTSLDSEEQELSCHNSIRLSGKETKLMKLLMLNPLKGLDTKFIFDKIWSKEEDVDESVVWIYISYLRGKLLAVMSDLQIDGEEGGSFTLMPRRD, from the coding sequence ATGAGACTTCTTCTTGCAGAAGATGAAAGAGACATGTCCAACGTTCTTACCACGATCCTGAAGCACAGCGGCTACGAAGTCGACCTTGCTGAGAACGGGCAGGAAGCGCTGGACCTTTCTATGAAAAATAATTATGACTGCATGGTCATGGACATCATGATGCCCGTGATGGACGGCCTGACTGCACTGAAAACTCTTCGCAGCAAGGGAGACGTGACACCTGTCATCCTGCTCACGGCAAAGTCTGAAATCGACGACCGCATTTCCGGCCTTGATTCAGGCGCTGATGACTATCTGACAAAACCATTTTCTGTCGGCGAGCTCCTCGCCCGCATCCGCTCGCTCACCCGCCGCGGACAGGACATGTCGCCGTCCAAACTAAGCGTGGGATCCACTTCCCTTGATTCGGAAGAACAGGAACTGTCCTGCCATAATTCCATCCGCCTTTCCGGCAAGGAAACGAAGCTCATGAAGCTCCTCATGCTGAATCCGCTGAAAGGCCTGGATACGAAATTCATTTTCGACAAAATCTGGAGCAAGGAAGAAGATGTCGATGAAAGCGTCGTATGGATTTACATTTCCTACCTTCGCGGCAAGCTCCTTGCTGTCATGTCGGATCTGCAGATCGATGGAGAGGAAGGCGGTTCATTCACTCTGATGCCAAGGAGGGATTAA
- a CDS encoding GTP pyrophosphokinase family protein: protein MAESIYGKHKEVLPAVLKHLVSQIENYNETKKKETGEPAYEHLIYRIKSEDSMREKCQRKGLPPVPKSALYDIHDAIGIRIVCCFLNDIYDNIKFIESIPGAKVIVGKDYIKSAKPNGYRSFHMILRMDVPFEDVLGQNPGQYFAEIQLRTIAMDSWASLEHQMKYKKDIKNPEMIVRELKRCADELASCDLSMQTIRNLIRDEH, encoded by the coding sequence ATGGCTGAATCAATTTATGGAAAACACAAAGAGGTACTTCCCGCCGTCCTCAAGCACCTCGTATCCCAGATAGAAAACTACAACGAAACAAAGAAAAAAGAAACAGGTGAGCCTGCTTACGAGCACCTTATCTACCGTATCAAATCCGAAGACAGCATGCGGGAGAAATGCCAGAGAAAGGGCCTTCCGCCCGTGCCGAAGTCTGCGCTCTATGATATCCATGACGCAATCGGCATCCGCATCGTCTGCTGCTTTTTGAATGACATTTACGACAATATCAAATTCATCGAATCCATTCCCGGAGCCAAAGTCATCGTCGGCAAGGATTACATCAAAAGCGCCAAGCCGAACGGTTATCGGAGCTTCCACATGATTCTCCGCATGGATGTGCCCTTTGAGGACGTCCTGGGGCAGAATCCGGGCCAGTACTTTGCAGAAATCCAGCTGCGCACGATTGCCATGGATTCCTGGGCAAGTCTGGAACATCAGATGAAGTACAAGAAAGATATCAAGAATCCGGAAATGATTGTCCGCGAGCTGAAACGCTGCGCTGACGAGCTTGCTTCCTGCGACCTCTCCATGCAGACGATCAGGAACCTCATCCGTGATGAACACTAA
- the panD gene encoding aspartate 1-decarboxylase: MTYTMMHGKIHRATVTEANLEYMGSITIDADLLDAAGILPGERVQICNNNNGARLETYTIAGKRGSGVVCLNGAAARMAAVGDIVIIIAYAGMDEKEARGFDPKVVMVDDKNHILRERGTEKERETV; the protein is encoded by the coding sequence ATGACTTATACAATGATGCATGGAAAAATCCACCGCGCGACCGTCACGGAAGCCAATCTTGAATACATGGGAAGCATCACGATTGATGCCGACCTTCTCGATGCTGCAGGCATCCTTCCCGGCGAACGCGTGCAGATCTGCAACAACAATAATGGCGCGCGCCTTGAGACCTATACCATTGCCGGAAAAAGAGGAAGCGGCGTTGTCTGCCTGAACGGCGCTGCGGCACGCATGGCTGCTGTCGGAGATATCGTCATCATCATCGCTTATGCAGGTATGGATGAAAAAGAAGCCAGAGGCTTTGACCCGAAAGTCGTCATGGTCGATGACAAGAATCACATCCTTCGCGAAAGAGGTACGGAAAAAGAAAGAGAAACCGTCTGA
- a CDS encoding HAMP domain-containing histidine kinase, which yields MNLIKRLRRQFILLATVAVLIIVIGALGLINTLGYAAMRSHVVDTMTAITQNGGTLPSRIHENDTTSAGWLPIPGANSPADTPEFAYQTRYFSIHLDSENRMTSVNVKNIVAFSEDQAIAFSKTALQSPSATGFMQKNKARYGFMKTEYPDGSKLIVVMDCTRDFADFHTFLSYSIWFGFFCILLYVAIFAFLSNKAIAPFVHNLESQKRFITNASHELKTPLAIISVNAEAIEMMNGKNDWTEGILKQVRHLSNLINHLILLSKASEMSRLQLKVEPLDLKKLLSAAASEFDLLVKDGGKKLTVSCPEGLKGMSDWKCMNELIHIFLDNAVKYCDKGGTISVSASGTKKNVTVSVTNDYKEGEGVDYSRFFERFYRNDESHNSEKAGYGIGLSIAGELSSLLQAPLSVSYKDGKITFSITMKAG from the coding sequence ATGAACCTCATCAAACGGCTCCGCCGTCAGTTCATCCTTCTGGCAACGGTCGCTGTCCTTATCATCGTGATCGGGGCGCTCGGTCTCATCAATACGCTTGGTTATGCGGCCATGCGCTCGCACGTCGTCGATACGATGACAGCCATTACGCAGAACGGCGGCACGCTTCCTTCAAGGATCCATGAAAACGATACCACCTCTGCCGGCTGGCTCCCGATTCCAGGTGCCAATTCCCCGGCAGACACCCCTGAATTTGCCTACCAGACGCGTTACTTCTCCATTCATCTTGATTCGGAGAACAGGATGACTTCCGTCAACGTCAAGAACATCGTCGCCTTCTCGGAAGACCAGGCCATCGCCTTTTCCAAGACAGCGCTCCAGTCTCCATCGGCGACCGGCTTCATGCAGAAGAACAAGGCGCGTTACGGTTTCATGAAGACGGAATATCCTGACGGCAGCAAGCTCATCGTCGTCATGGACTGTACAAGAGACTTTGCCGATTTCCATACCTTCCTCAGCTATTCCATCTGGTTCGGCTTCTTCTGCATCCTTCTCTATGTCGCTATCTTCGCGTTCCTTTCCAACAAGGCCATCGCGCCCTTCGTGCATAACCTGGAAAGCCAGAAACGGTTCATCACGAATGCCAGCCATGAGCTGAAGACCCCTCTTGCCATCATTTCCGTCAATGCAGAAGCGATTGAAATGATGAACGGCAAGAATGACTGGACAGAGGGCATCTTAAAACAGGTGCGCCACCTCTCCAACCTCATCAATCACCTCATCCTTCTTTCCAAGGCGAGTGAAATGAGCCGTTTGCAGCTCAAGGTAGAACCGCTTGATTTGAAGAAACTCCTTTCCGCGGCGGCCAGTGAATTCGACCTTCTTGTAAAAGACGGCGGCAAGAAACTCACCGTCTCCTGCCCGGAAGGCTTGAAAGGCATGAGCGACTGGAAGTGCATGAATGAACTCATCCATATCTTCCTCGACAATGCCGTCAAGTACTGCGACAAGGGCGGCACCATCTCCGTCTCGGCATCGGGCACGAAGAAGAATGTCACGGTCTCTGTCACAAACGATTACAAGGAAGGCGAGGGCGTCGACTACTCCCGTTTCTTTGAAAGGTTCTACAGGAACGACGAGTCCCACAACAGCGAAAAAGCAGGCTACGGCATCGGCCTTTCCATTGCAGGAGAACTATCCTCCCTGCTGCAGGCTCCCCTTTCCGTATCGTACAAAGATGGAAAAATCACCTTCTCCATCACGATGAAAGCCGGCTAA
- the panC gene encoding pantoate--beta-alanine ligase, whose protein sequence is MMIICHEIGELKDFVRRCKKEGKSIGLVTTMGALHEGHASLIRAARKENDIVITTVFVNPTQFGPNEDYDAYPRTLEKDSALAEECGADLLFAPAPSAMYPHEDMTWVEVTGHVTKILCGRTRPIHFRGVTTVCAKFFNLTECDRAYYGLKDAQQTQVLQRMVDDLFMNVELRLMPIVREEDGLAKSSRNVYLSQEERKAALVLSRSLAHAKEAFQKGERNKDVLLSLVRNEIEEEPMSDIDYVEMYEMPGLAELPETIEGNALLAVAVCFGKTRLIDNVILEAE, encoded by the coding sequence ATGATGATTATCTGCCATGAAATTGGCGAACTGAAAGATTTCGTCCGCCGCTGTAAAAAAGAAGGAAAATCCATCGGACTTGTAACGACCATGGGCGCTCTCCATGAGGGACACGCTTCCCTCATCCGCGCCGCCAGAAAGGAAAACGACATCGTCATCACGACCGTCTTCGTCAATCCGACCCAGTTCGGCCCGAATGAAGACTATGACGCCTACCCCAGGACGCTTGAAAAGGACAGTGCGCTTGCTGAAGAATGCGGCGCCGACCTCCTCTTCGCACCGGCTCCGTCTGCCATGTATCCGCATGAAGACATGACCTGGGTCGAAGTCACCGGCCACGTGACGAAGATCCTCTGCGGCCGCACGCGTCCGATCCATTTCAGGGGCGTTACGACGGTCTGCGCCAAGTTCTTCAATCTGACCGAATGCGACCGCGCTTACTACGGTCTCAAGGATGCGCAGCAGACACAGGTCCTCCAGCGCATGGTCGACGACCTTTTCATGAATGTGGAACTCCGCCTGATGCCGATCGTACGCGAGGAAGACGGCCTTGCCAAGAGCTCCAGGAACGTTTACCTCTCTCAGGAAGAAAGAAAGGCGGCTCTCGTCCTTTCAAGAAGCCTTGCCCATGCCAAAGAAGCGTTCCAGAAGGGTGAAAGAAATAAGGACGTACTTCTCTCTCTTGTCAGGAATGAAATCGAAGAAGAACCCATGAGCGACATCGATTACGTGGAAATGTATGAAATGCCCGGCCTGGCAGAGCTTCCTGAAACGATTGAAGGAAATGCCCTTCTTGCTGTCGCCGTCTGCTTCGGCAAGACAAGACTTATTGATAACGTAATCCTGGAGGCAGAATAA
- a CDS encoding transporter: protein MKKLAITAAAVLAAAFLGTGTAHALVPGVDIMDTEVGYGYNAAKDGIHSAHIEIKPIPKVVVGAEYRHWNHAGNETDVYAKYKIGHLYIGAGNRNYYDRDAKLFGLVEGRANVLGPVDAYAGLKVSSEEREYKAGLQLDLVPTSFDVDVNYTYYDRDDVKNEGGLGVGLNYHF from the coding sequence ATGAAGAAATTGGCAATAACGGCGGCAGCAGTGCTGGCAGCGGCATTCCTTGGGACAGGCACAGCGCATGCCCTTGTACCAGGCGTAGATATCATGGACACGGAAGTTGGCTACGGATACAATGCAGCCAAAGACGGCATCCATAGTGCCCATATTGAAATCAAACCGATCCCGAAAGTAGTCGTGGGCGCGGAATACCGGCACTGGAACCATGCAGGCAATGAAACGGATGTGTATGCAAAGTACAAAATCGGCCACCTCTATATCGGCGCAGGCAATAGAAACTATTATGACAGAGATGCGAAGCTTTTCGGACTTGTTGAAGGACGCGCAAACGTCTTGGGACCAGTCGATGCTTATGCAGGCCTCAAAGTATCCAGCGAAGAACGCGAATACAAAGCAGGACTCCAGCTCGATCTCGTACCGACATCGTTTGATGTGGATGTCAACTACACCTACTATGACAGAGATGATGTCAAGAACGAAGGCGGCCTTGGCGTCGGTCTCAACTATCACTTCTAA